One stretch of candidate division WOR-3 bacterium DNA includes these proteins:
- the secE gene encoding preprotein translocase subunit SecE, with protein sequence MIKKIIDYIKGVYLEMRRVSWPTKNELVSSTVIVIIVSIFVALIIFVLDRIFTALLGIVIR encoded by the coding sequence GTGATTAAAAAAATAATTGATTATATAAAAGGTGTTTATTTAGAAATGAGAAGGGTCTCCTGGCCAACGAAGAACGAACTTGTTAGTTCAACGGTCATTGTTATTATTGTATCAATATTTGTGGCTTTGATTATATTCGTTCTGGACCGTATTTTTACGGCATTGTTAGGTATTGTCATTAGATAA